A stretch of Besnoitia besnoiti strain Bb-Ger1 chromosome V, whole genome shotgun sequence DNA encodes these proteins:
- a CDS encoding protein phosphatase inhibitor protein (encoded by transcript BESB_059770) produces MAARGSEGSSGSATTTVSPPAVVHIIAENREASSQGSGDSTVVPLAERRVSWDAHTVDNENMHKKKSKKCCIFHKQRPFGESSSESDTDSDDDKPHASKKERRHEAHCPHRDQQNTPTPDDRKPVTPGNAS; encoded by the coding sequence ATGGCGGCAAGAGGCTCGGAGGGttccagcggcagcgcgacgacgactgTTTCCCCTCCGGCGGTCGTTCACATCATCGCTGAGAATCGGGAAGCGTCTTCGCAGGGATCTGGCGACTCCACCGTGGTGCCGCTagccgagcgccgcgtgaGTTGGGATGCGCACACTGTTGACAACGAGAATATGCacaagaagaagagcaaaaAGTGCTGCATCTTCCACAAGCAACGGCCCTTCGGCGAGTCCTCAAGCGAGAGCGACACCGACTCAGACGACGACAAGCCGCATGCGTCGAAGAAAGAACGGCGCCACGAGGCCCACTGCCCGCACCGCGACCAGCAAAACACTCCAACTCCAGATGACCGGAAACCTGTCACGCCAGGTAACGCGAGCTAG
- a CDS encoding DnaK family protein (encoded by transcript BESB_059760), with protein MMPRRPSRGVSGSCGSRTSRLLSLLLAAALLPASFSPLGAEAQVVGLDLGSEFVKVALVAAGRPIEILLNTSSKRKTSNAVSFADAEKRELGDEGAAQASKKPDQVFLHSNLLLGLNATDYGLADVTTTTEDASRFVPLHLKGDVLPSGFPHAYYPYRLYMDRQRHSLAVLARDGLYLPAELVTANMLAFVKTLATQAAGVSADTSIGCVISIPCRYTQRQRQALRDAVEIAGMNPIAFNHHSVTAAVQHGLDLPTNTTATKLFYDVGSSGVDVGVVEFSPVVLPSKKEVLQVRLLACESVKGAGGHHLDLAIAEKMREAFEKRHPSQTLENVPRALKKLVKQAVMSKHVLSANKQTHFRVEGLHNDVDFHEPMERAHVEQMLQERGMLEKLKSSLDATLAQAGMSMENIDQVELLGGGWRVPRVQQEVSALVGGKEVGTHLNGDEAMATGSAFIAANSTVTFRVKQMLLSDISPFEYMLKIAAVAEEDDEETGVKKGEKVEKNKVLIARNTRLAQGSRTVSLRTAHDFAVEIMEDEKVLMKLEVMGVADAAKKLEEEAEKLRAEKQKDLVAAGLAGEEEEPPSLLPKANMVFRVDGTGVLAFDRAFLTQDYHIFVPVTTTTTRSTTTKSSASEAETTTTTTAAPPQPKVKRVTKQVTDALKWRETLQLPLPLTAEEKKELRKQLQAFEAADLRVQRLAEAMDRLESSIYAARGLLEEEAIARVSLPEVRENLRKTLEEDEEWIYDSAKAEGIDAVKKRLTALQDIVEPMKKRAEELEARPKAVEKMQQALSDAKSRLEQIETRRKWVPQEKIQQALAFRDEVAAWWKEKLDAQQAKADTEDPVFTKAEVLAKVKEVGAAIKALENIPRPTTTTTTAKPQEGEKAEEKKEGEAGEEKKEGEAGDEKKEGEAGDEKKEGEAGDEKKEGEAGDEKKEGEAGGEAGDEKKEGEAGEEKKEGEAGEEKEEREEEKSSESQHSREEL; from the coding sequence ATGATGCCTCGCCGTCCCTCCCGCGGAGTCTCAGGCTCCTGCGGGTCCCGCacctcgcggctgctgtctctgctgctcgcggcggcatTGCTGCCGGCGAGCTTctcgccgctcggcgcggaggcgcaagTCGTGGGTCTGGATCTCGGCTCGGAGTTTGTGAAGGTCGCGCTGGTGGCTGCGGGTCGCCCGATTGAAATTTTGCTTAACACCTCGAGCaagcggaagacgagcaacgccgtctccttcgcggacgccgagaagcgcgagttgggcgacgagggcgcggcgcaggcgtcgaAGAAGCCCGACCAAGTGTTTTTGCACTCCAACTTGCTCCTGGGTCTCAACGCGACGGACTACGGCCTCGCGGACGTCACCACGACGACTGAGGACGCGTCGCGATTCGTGCCGTTGCACCTGAAGGGCGACGTGCTCCCGAGCGGCTTTCCGCACGCTTACTACCCGTACCGGCTGTACATGGACCGCCAGCGCCACAGCCTGGCTgttctcgcgcgcgacgggctGTACTTGCCTGCGGAGTTGGTCACGGCGAACATGCTCGCGTTTGTGAAAACtctcgcgacgcaggcggcgggcgtgAGCGCCGATACGTCGATTGGCTGCGTCATCTCGATTCCCTGCCGCTAcacgcagcgacagcgccaggcgctgcgcgacgcagtGGAGATTGCAGGCATGAACCCGATTGCCTTCAACCACCACTCCGTCACCGCGGCAGTGCAGCACGGGCTGGACTTGCCGACCAACACGACGGCGACCAAGCTGTTTTACGACGTGGGCAGCTCGGGCGTCGACGTGGGCGTCGTCGAGTTCTCCCCCGTTGTCTTGCCCTCGAAGAAGGAGGTCCTGCAAGTGAGGCTGCTGGCGTGCGAGAGCGTCaagggcgcgggcgggcaCCACTTGGACTTGGCGATCGCCGAGAAGATGCGCGAGGCGTTCGAGAAGCGGCATCCGAGCCAGACGCTCGAGAACGTCCCGCGGGCGCTGAAGAAGCTCGTGAAGCAGGCCGTGATGAGCAAGCACGTGTTGAGCGCCAACAAGCAGACACATTTTCGCGTCGAGGGGCTCCACAACGACGTGGACTTCCACGAGCCGATGGAGCGCGCGCACGTCGAGCAGATGCTGCAGGAGCGCGGAATGCTTGAGAAACTCAAGTCCTCGCTGGACGCGACCCTCGCCCAAGCGGGAATGAGCATGGAAAACATCGACCAAGTCGAGCTCCTCGGGGGCGGCTGGCGCGTGCCTCGTGTCCAGCAGGAAGTCAGCGCACTCGTCGGCGGCAAGGAGGTCGGCACCCACCTGAACGGCGACGAAGCGATGGCGACCGGCTCGGCGTTCATCGCGGCAAACAGCACTGTCACTTTCCGCGTCAAGCAGATGCTTCTCAGCGACATCTCGCCGTTCGAGTACATGCTGAAGatcgcggccgtcgcggaggaagacgacgaggagaccggCGTGAAGAAGGGTGAGAAGGTGGAGAAAAACAAGGTCCTGATTGCCCGCAACACACGCCTCGCCCAGGGCAGTCGCACTGTGTCTCTGCGGACAGCCCACGACTTTGCCGTCGAGATCATGGAGGACGAAAAGGTTCTCATGAAGCTCGAAGTCATGGgcgtcgcggacgcggcgaagaagctcgAGGAAGAGGCTGAGAAGCTTCGggcagagaagcagaaggatctcgtcgccgcgggcctcgccggcgaggaagaggagccgCCGAGCCTGCTGCCGAAAGCCAACATGGTTTTTAGAGTCGACGGAACCGGCGTGCTAGCCTTCGACCGCGCGTTCCTGACCCAGGACTATCACATCTTCGTGCCCGTTACTAccacgacgacgcgctcaACGACGACCAAGTCCTCGGCTtctgaggcggagacgacgacgacgactaCCGCGGCACCTCCTCAGCCGAAAGTGAAGCGCGTCACCAAGCAGGTGACCGACGCCCTAAAGTGGAGAGAAACCTTGCAGCTCCCACTGCCTCTGACtgccgaggagaagaaggagctgCGGAAGCAGCTCCAGGCGTTCGAAGCTGCCGAcctgcgtgtgcagcgcctcgccgaggCCATGGATCGCTTGGAGTCGTCGATCTACGCCGCGCGTGGCCTtctcgaggaggaagcgatcGCCCGCGTGAGTTTGCCTGAAGTGCGCGAAAACCTGCGCAAGACCttggaggaagacgaggagtgGATCTACGACAGCGCCAAGGCGGAGGGCATCGACGCCGTGAAGAAGCGGCtgacggcgctgcaggacATTGTCGAGCCGAtgaagaagcgcgcggaggagctcgaggcgcgcccgaAGGCCGTCGAGAAGATGCAGCAGGCCCTGTCTGACGCCAAGTCGCGTCTGGAGCAAATCGAGACTCGGCGCAAGTGGGTGCCTCAAGAAAAGATTCAgcaggcgctcgccttccgcgacgAAGTCGCTGCTTGGTGGAAAGAGAAactcgacgcgcagcaggcgaaggctgACACGGAAGACCCTGTGTTCACCAAGGCGGAAGTCCTCGCAAAGGTGAAGGAAGTCGGCGCTGCAATCAAGGCACTGGAAAACATCCCGCGCCCAACTACCACTACAACGACCGCGAAGCCCCAGGAGGGCGAAAaggccgaggagaagaaggaaggagaggcaggagaagaaaagaaggaaggagaggcaggagacgaaaagaaggaaggagaggcaggagacgaaaagaaggaaggagaggcaggagacgaaaagaaggaaggagaggcaggagacgaaaagaaggaaggagaggcaggaggagaggcaggagacgaaaagaaggaaggagaggcaggagaagaaaagaaggaaggagaggcaggagaagaaaaggaggaaagggaagaagagaagtcTTCTGAGAGTCAGCATAGCAGAGAGGAGCTGTAA